Below is a genomic region from Candidatus Hydrogenedentota bacterium.
CGTGTGCGCCTACAGCGATATTCTGTACACGCCCAAGATCGTGCAGGAGTTGGCGAGAAGCCCGCACGACATGACGCTCGTGTGCGACACCGACTGGCGGGCGCGGTATGTTGCGCGCACGGAGCATCCCGAAGACGACGGCGAAAAGATCATGCGCGACGGCAGCACGCGCGTCGCGGCGATCAACCGCACGATGCCGTCCGATCACGCGTACGGGGAGTACATCGGCGTCGCGCGGTTCACGCCGAGGGGGGCCGCGACCCTGCGCCGCCACTTTGAGGACGCGAAGATGAAACACGGCGAGGGCCCGTTCCAGGCGGCGAAGACGTTTCGCAAAGCGTACCTCATCGATCTGTTTCAACACATGATCGAATCGGGCGAGGAGTTCCACGCGCTGCCCACGCACGGCGGCTATATGGAAATCGACACCAACCAGGACTTTCAGATTGCGCGGGAGAATTGGACGATATGAGCAAACCGTTACCGCTGTTCGCCTCCGGCG
It encodes:
- a CDS encoding phosphocholine cytidylyltransferase family protein, yielding MKAIIIGAGRGVRLMPHTADAPKCFAEVKGKRILDWGLEALASAGLDDVVFIGGYRIEMVREAYPHFTYCHNADWQNNNILESLMHAMDHMHDGFVCAYSDILYTPKIVQELARSPHDMTLVCDTDWRARYVARTEHPEDDGEKIMRDGSTRVAAINRTMPSDHAYGEYIGVARFTPRGAATLRRHFEDAKMKHGEGPFQAAKTFRKAYLIDLFQHMIESGEEFHALPTHGGYMEIDTNQDFQIARENWTI